One genomic region from Knoellia sp. p5-6-4 encodes:
- a CDS encoding NADP-dependent malic enzyme: MTAHPSYPLFDPTDPVFRAHEGGKLGVHATQPLRDRADLSLLYTPGVADVSRAIAADPSLAARYTAKRNTVAVVTDGTAVLGLGDIGPLAALPVMEGKAVLFKHFAGVDAVPVCMETGTVDELVEAIARIAPSYGGINLEDISAPRCFEIERRLQERLDIPVFHDDQHGTAIVVLAGLINAAKVVGRSLESLKVVVSGAGAAGVAVAKLLARAGVADIVVCDSRGIISPARTDLVEHKHRLAATTNPRGLFGSLADALVGADVFVGVSGGQVPEADIARMAPDSIIFALANPDPEVHPDVARKYAAVVATGRSDFPNQINNVLAFPGIFRGALDSGAPQVTEAMKLAAARAIADLVEDPTAVEIVPSAFDCDVTAAVARSVRPT; encoded by the coding sequence ATGACTGCGCATCCGTCGTACCCGCTGTTCGACCCCACCGACCCGGTGTTCCGGGCGCACGAGGGCGGCAAGCTCGGGGTACACGCCACGCAGCCGCTGCGCGACCGGGCCGACCTGTCGCTGCTCTACACGCCGGGCGTCGCGGACGTCTCCCGGGCGATCGCTGCTGACCCGTCGCTGGCCGCCCGCTACACGGCGAAACGCAACACGGTCGCCGTCGTCACCGACGGCACCGCCGTGCTGGGCCTTGGTGACATCGGCCCGCTGGCCGCCCTGCCGGTGATGGAGGGCAAGGCGGTGCTCTTCAAGCACTTCGCCGGGGTGGACGCCGTGCCCGTCTGCATGGAGACCGGCACCGTCGACGAGCTGGTCGAGGCGATCGCGCGCATCGCGCCGTCGTATGGCGGGATCAACCTCGAGGACATCTCGGCGCCGCGCTGCTTCGAGATCGAGCGCCGTCTCCAGGAGCGACTCGACATCCCCGTCTTCCACGACGACCAGCACGGCACCGCGATCGTGGTGCTGGCCGGGCTCATCAATGCCGCCAAGGTGGTGGGGCGTTCACTGGAGTCCCTGAAGGTGGTCGTGTCGGGGGCCGGGGCGGCCGGCGTGGCCGTGGCCAAGCTGCTGGCCCGGGCCGGGGTGGCCGACATCGTGGTCTGCGACTCGCGGGGGATCATCTCGCCGGCCCGCACCGACCTGGTGGAGCACAAGCACCGCCTGGCGGCGACCACCAACCCGCGCGGTCTCTTTGGCTCACTGGCCGACGCCCTCGTGGGGGCGGATGTCTTCGTGGGCGTCTCGGGTGGTCAGGTGCCCGAGGCCGACATCGCCCGGATGGCGCCCGACTCGATCATCTTCGCGCTCGCCAACCCCGACCCGGAGGTGCACCCCGACGTGGCGCGGAAGTATGCCGCAGTGGTGGCGACGGGGCGCTCGGACTTCCCGAACCAGATCAACAACGTGCTGGCCTTTCCCGGGATTTTCCGCGGGGCGCTCGACTCGGGAGCGCCACAGGTCACGGAGGCGATGAAGCTGGCCGCTGCACGCGCCATTGCCGACCTAGTGGAGGATCCGACTGCCGTGGAGATCGTCCCCAGCGCATTCGACTGCGATGTAACTGCAGCTGTTGCCCGTTCAGTTCGGCCCACCTGA
- a CDS encoding ABC transporter substrate-binding protein, with protein MTSRTRPAVMLLAGLASAGLALSACGSDSLSTGGGATSQPVTSASAQEDLAAKVPEKIKSKGTIAIGVDASYAPNEFLAGDGKTVQGFDVDLFNAVAQKFGLKTQWVPANFDSIIVGVQSGKYDIGVSSFTINDKRKEQVNMVSYFNAGTQWAAAPGNPKKVDPQKPCGLKVAVQKGTVQQEEDLPAKVKACEAEGKPLEVLPFTGQDQATSAVATGKADAMLADSPIVAYAVKQSGGKIEAVGDIYDAAPYGYVVAKDQKEFAEAITEALKALDESGDYKKALGNWGVEAGAISDFAVNP; from the coding sequence ATGACCTCACGCACCCGTCCCGCCGTCATGCTCCTGGCGGGTCTGGCCTCGGCAGGCCTTGCCCTGAGCGCCTGTGGCTCCGACTCGCTCTCCACGGGCGGCGGCGCCACCTCCCAGCCGGTCACCTCAGCGAGCGCCCAGGAGGACCTCGCCGCCAAGGTCCCCGAGAAGATCAAGTCCAAGGGCACCATCGCCATCGGGGTCGACGCCTCCTACGCCCCCAACGAGTTCCTTGCCGGCGACGGCAAGACCGTGCAGGGCTTCGACGTCGACCTCTTCAACGCGGTCGCCCAGAAGTTCGGCCTCAAGACCCAGTGGGTGCCGGCCAACTTCGACTCGATCATCGTCGGCGTGCAGTCCGGCAAGTACGACATCGGCGTCTCGAGCTTCACCATCAACGACAAGCGCAAAGAGCAGGTCAACATGGTGAGCTACTTCAACGCCGGCACCCAGTGGGCGGCCGCCCCGGGCAACCCCAAGAAGGTCGACCCGCAGAAGCCGTGTGGCCTGAAGGTCGCCGTGCAGAAGGGCACCGTGCAGCAGGAGGAGGACCTGCCGGCCAAGGTCAAGGCCTGCGAGGCCGAGGGCAAGCCGCTCGAGGTGCTGCCGTTCACCGGCCAGGACCAGGCCACCTCGGCGGTCGCCACCGGCAAGGCCGACGCCATGCTGGCCGACTCCCCCATCGTCGCCTACGCCGTGAAGCAGTCGGGCGGCAAGATCGAGGCCGTCGGCGACATCTACGACGCCGCTCCCTACGGCTACGTCGTCGCCAAGGACCAGAAGGAGTTCGCCGAGGCGATCACCGAGGCCCTCAAGGCGCTCGACGAGTCCGGCGACTACAAGAAGGCGCTGGGCAACTGGGGCGTGGAGGCGGGCGCCATCAGCGACTTCGCCGTCAACCCCTGA
- a CDS encoding amino acid ABC transporter permease: MSEHITTAERPGRIDAVPVRHPLRWVAVAVIAVLIAMFVNMVLTNEAFNWSFVFEAMQQNAVLEGLWKGTILVTVLAMLIGISGGIILAVMRLSPNPVLSYSAWVFTWFFRSVPRLVLLTTMGALGILFQGGISFGVPFDTEIMNLLGIDSDLRFLTLDANQVFVGIAGGAIGLGLSEAAYMAEIARAGILSVDEGQREAAEAIGMSSSQTMRRIVLPQAMRVIVPPTGNETIAMVKDTSLLIGLPLITELFFQLQSIGSRTYQVFPSFVAAILFYLVITSAFMVGQYFLEKRFGRGFGQPSGEGDGRVARLLGRGAAH; encoded by the coding sequence ATGAGCGAGCACATCACGACAGCGGAGCGCCCGGGACGGATCGACGCCGTCCCGGTGCGCCACCCGCTGCGGTGGGTGGCGGTGGCCGTCATCGCCGTGCTCATCGCCATGTTCGTCAACATGGTGCTGACCAACGAGGCGTTCAACTGGTCGTTCGTGTTCGAGGCGATGCAGCAGAACGCGGTCCTGGAAGGCCTCTGGAAGGGCACCATCCTCGTCACCGTGCTGGCCATGCTGATCGGCATCTCCGGGGGCATCATCCTCGCGGTGATGCGCCTGTCGCCCAACCCGGTGCTGTCCTACAGCGCCTGGGTGTTCACCTGGTTCTTCCGCTCGGTGCCCCGCCTGGTGCTGCTGACCACCATGGGTGCCCTGGGCATCCTGTTCCAGGGCGGGATCTCCTTCGGCGTGCCGTTCGACACCGAGATCATGAACCTGCTCGGCATCGACAGCGACCTGCGCTTCCTCACCCTCGACGCCAACCAGGTCTTCGTCGGCATCGCCGGCGGTGCCATCGGCCTGGGCCTCAGCGAGGCGGCCTACATGGCTGAGATCGCGCGCGCGGGCATCCTCTCGGTCGACGAGGGCCAGCGGGAGGCCGCCGAGGCGATCGGCATGAGCAGCAGCCAGACCATGCGCCGCATCGTGCTCCCCCAGGCGATGCGCGTCATCGTGCCGCCGACCGGCAACGAGACGATCGCCATGGTGAAGGACACCTCGCTGCTCATCGGCCTGCCGCTGATCACCGAGCTCTTCTTCCAGCTCCAGTCGATCGGCTCGCGGACCTACCAGGTGTTCCCATCGTTCGTCGCGGCCATCCTCTTCTACCTGGTCATCACCAGCGCTTTCATGGTCGGGCAGTACTTCCTGGAGAAGCGGTTCGGCCGCGGCTTCGGGCAGCCGTCCGGTGAAGGCGACGGCCGGGTCGCCCGCCTGCTCGGAAGGGGCGCAGCACATTGA